One Pantoea trifolii DNA segment encodes these proteins:
- the fadR gene encoding fatty acid metabolism transcriptional regulator FadR codes for MVIKAQSPAGFAEEYIIESIWNSRFPPGSILPAERELSELIGVTRTTLREVLQRLARDGWLTIQHGKPTRVNDFWETSGLNILETLARLDHDSVPQLIDNLLSVRTNISSIFISRALRHHPEKAREVLENALIEEDKAEAYTELDYRVFRGLAFASGNPIYGLILNGLKGLYTRVGRHYFSSLEARELARNFYRQLADLCVANPSQEQIVDSVREYGRRSGEIWHKMQKSMPDDLASKR; via the coding sequence ATGGTGATTAAGGCGCAGAGCCCCGCGGGATTTGCTGAAGAGTATATTATTGAAAGCATCTGGAACAGTCGTTTTCCGCCGGGATCCATTCTACCTGCCGAACGTGAGCTTTCTGAACTGATTGGCGTAACACGCACCACGTTGCGCGAAGTGTTGCAACGTCTGGCGCGTGATGGCTGGTTGACCATTCAACATGGCAAACCGACGCGCGTTAACGATTTCTGGGAAACCTCCGGTTTAAACATCCTCGAAACTCTGGCCCGACTCGATCACGATAGCGTTCCTCAGTTGATTGATAATCTGCTGTCGGTGCGCACCAACATCTCGTCGATTTTTATCAGCCGTGCGCTGCGTCATCATCCAGAAAAAGCGCGTGAAGTGCTGGAGAATGCGCTGATCGAGGAGGATAAAGCCGAAGCCTATACCGAGCTGGATTATCGCGTGTTCCGTGGCCTGGCGTTTGCCTCGGGCAACCCGATTTATGGTCTGATTTTGAACGGGCTGAAAGGCTTGTATACCCGCGTTGGTCGTCACTATTTCTCCAGCCTGGAAGCGCGAGAACTGGCGCGTAACTTCTATCGCCAATTGGCTGATCTATGCGTGGCTAACCCTTCGCAGGAGCAGATTGTCGACAGCGTGCGTGAATACGGTCGTCGCAGCGGTGAGATTTGGCACAAGATGCAGAAAAGCATGCCGGACGATTTAGCCAGCAAGCGATAA
- the wbaP gene encoding undecaprenyl-phosphate galactose phosphotransferase WbaP, with amino-acid sequence MASTLIMNDATRSWSGLRKNLIAKVALSFSDLIALNLALFLSAATVQGIWGELDTFIPPQQIEYRFIAQFSLSILCTAWFWVRMRHYTYRKPFWFELKEVIKTLFVFSLLDLALIAFSKWDFSRMVWVFSWTYALLLLPLMRAVVKRAINRAGQWQKETIIIGSGKNAMEAYAALQSEEILGYNVQAFISLDDDQQHEKVNGVPVITWKDINWQTMDRDNTQFIVATEFEQQVVRDKWLKFLSKMKCRSISVIPTLRGVPLYGTDMSFIFSHEVMILRVSNNLAKRSSRFLKRTFDIVVASMLLLFLGPVFGLLCAMVKRDGGNAIYGHERVGQDGVKFKCLKFRSMVTNSQEVLQNLLATSEEARAEWDRDFKLKNDPRVTKIGNFLRKTSLDELPQLWNVIRGEMSLVGPRPVIEAELERYAGDVDYYLMAKPGMTGLWQVSGRNDIDYDTRVYFDSWYVKNWALWTDIAILFKTAGVVVRRDGAY; translated from the coding sequence ATGGCAAGTACTTTGATAATGAATGATGCAACCCGCTCGTGGAGCGGACTGCGCAAAAACCTCATCGCAAAAGTCGCACTTAGTTTCTCCGATTTAATAGCGTTAAATCTGGCATTGTTTTTATCTGCCGCCACCGTTCAAGGTATTTGGGGCGAACTGGATACGTTTATTCCGCCTCAGCAGATTGAATATCGGTTTATTGCCCAATTTAGCCTTTCTATTCTTTGCACCGCCTGGTTCTGGGTGCGTATGCGTCACTACACCTATCGCAAACCGTTTTGGTTTGAATTGAAAGAAGTGATTAAAACCCTGTTCGTTTTTTCTCTGCTTGATCTGGCATTGATTGCCTTTTCAAAATGGGACTTCTCGCGCATGGTTTGGGTGTTCAGCTGGACTTACGCCCTGCTGCTGCTGCCGCTGATGCGTGCCGTGGTAAAACGCGCGATCAACCGTGCAGGTCAGTGGCAGAAGGAAACCATCATTATTGGTTCCGGTAAAAACGCCATGGAAGCCTATGCTGCGCTGCAGAGCGAAGAGATCCTGGGTTACAACGTGCAGGCGTTCATTTCACTGGACGATGACCAACAGCACGAAAAAGTGAATGGTGTGCCGGTGATCACCTGGAAAGACATCAACTGGCAAACCATGGACCGTGACAACACGCAATTTATCGTCGCCACCGAATTTGAGCAGCAAGTGGTGCGCGATAAATGGCTGAAGTTCCTGTCCAAAATGAAGTGCCGTTCGATTTCCGTGATCCCAACGCTGCGCGGCGTACCGCTGTATGGCACCGACATGTCATTCATCTTTAGCCATGAAGTGATGATCCTGCGCGTCAGCAACAATCTGGCAAAACGCTCTTCACGCTTCCTGAAACGCACCTTTGATATTGTGGTGGCATCCATGCTGCTGCTGTTCCTCGGTCCGGTATTTGGTCTGTTGTGTGCGATGGTGAAACGTGACGGCGGCAATGCGATTTATGGTCATGAACGCGTTGGACAGGATGGCGTTAAGTTTAAGTGCCTGAAGTTCCGCTCGATGGTGACCAACTCGCAGGAAGTGTTGCAAAATCTGCTGGCGACCAGCGAGGAAGCGCGCGCTGAATGGGATCGTGATTTCAAACTGAAAAACGATCCGCGCGTGACCAAAATTGGTAACTTCCTGCGCAAAACCAGCCTTGATGAGCTGCCACAGTTGTGGAACGTGATTCGCGGCGAAATGAGTCTGGTCGGTCCGCGTCCGGTGATTGAAGCGGAACTGGAACGTTATGCCGGTGATGTGGATTACTACCTGATGGCGAAACCGGGCATGACCGGCTTGTGGCAGGTCAGCGGCCGTAACGACATCGACTACGATACGCGCGTTTACTTCGATTCCTGGTACGTAAAAAACTGGGCATTGTGGACTGACATTGCGATTCTGTTCAAAACCGCTGGCGTAGTGGTCCGTCGCGACGGTGCTTACTAA
- a CDS encoding multidrug effflux MFS transporter, translating into MQKFTLILLSLVLLAPLGIDLYLPTLPQIAEGLNSPVSLIQITIPLFLLVMGIGQLITGPLVDNFGRKPIALIGLALYIVGSAIAATSTLWPVFFLARIIQGCAVCCTAVVAFSGVRDRLSGEDAARAYGFLNGALNIVPALAPLLGGILAEAYGWRMPFWFLCGYAVVIGLIVMLWLPETRPADTLRVKGLPLAQYAAIAREPRFLAFAFANAGALGMVLTYVSLAPHVLMTEGGLTPLQFSFAFGANGFWIMLVSAFVNKTIRKAGRPFCLAMGFATMLIGAILLMMGTTLLPAAWQNHWSLYMIPVAVSVAGLAFTVGPATSYALEPYQQQAGVASALQGFIQMACGAGGSMAIVALPVAEKSSLALMMLLGAALAMIAWRCSKKMHGRVTALK; encoded by the coding sequence ATGCAAAAATTCACCTTAATTCTTCTTAGCCTGGTGCTGCTGGCGCCGCTGGGCATTGATCTTTACCTCCCTACATTGCCGCAAATCGCCGAAGGTCTTAACAGCCCGGTGAGCCTTATCCAGATCACGATTCCCCTGTTTTTATTGGTGATGGGCATCGGTCAACTGATTACCGGTCCGCTGGTGGATAACTTTGGTCGCAAGCCGATCGCATTGATTGGACTGGCGCTTTATATCGTTGGCAGCGCGATTGCCGCCACCAGCACGCTGTGGCCGGTGTTCTTCCTTGCGCGCATCATTCAGGGCTGCGCCGTGTGCTGTACAGCGGTGGTGGCATTCAGTGGCGTGCGCGATCGTCTCAGTGGCGAAGATGCCGCACGCGCTTACGGCTTTCTCAATGGTGCGCTGAATATCGTACCTGCGCTGGCACCGCTGCTTGGCGGAATTCTGGCTGAAGCCTACGGCTGGCGTATGCCGTTCTGGTTCCTGTGTGGCTATGCGGTGGTGATCGGCTTGATCGTGATGCTGTGGCTGCCAGAAACGCGTCCAGCAGACACATTGCGCGTGAAAGGTTTACCGCTGGCGCAGTACGCTGCCATCGCCCGTGAACCGCGCTTCCTTGCCTTTGCTTTTGCCAATGCCGGCGCGCTGGGCATGGTGCTGACCTATGTGTCGCTAGCGCCACACGTGCTGATGACCGAAGGCGGCCTGACGCCGCTACAATTCTCCTTTGCCTTTGGCGCCAATGGTTTTTGGATCATGCTGGTTAGCGCTTTCGTGAACAAAACCATTCGCAAAGCGGGACGTCCATTCTGTCTGGCGATGGGTTTCGCCACCATGTTGATCGGCGCGATTCTGTTGATGATGGGCACCACGCTATTACCGGCAGCGTGGCAAAACCATTGGTCGCTGTATATGATTCCCGTGGCGGTTTCCGTTGCTGGTCTGGCGTTCACGGTTGGTCCTGCCACCAGCTACGCGCTGGAGCCGTATCAGCAGCAAGCGGGCGTGGCCTCAGCACTGCAGGGATTTATTCAGATGGCGTGTGGTGCGGGTGGCAGCATGGCAATCGTGGCATTACCTGTTGCGGAAAAATCATCACTGGCACTGATGATGCTGCTGGGTGCAGCGCTGGCCATGATCGCCTGGCGCTGCAGCAAGAAGATGCACGGTCGTGTGACCGCGCTTAAATAA
- a CDS encoding D-amino acid dehydrogenase, giving the protein MRVVILGSGVVGVASAWYLAQAGHEVTVIDRQPAAALETSAGNAGQISPGYAAPWAAPGVPLKAVKWMFQRHAPLAVRLDGSKFQLEWMWNMLRNCDMQHYQENKSRMVRIAEYSRDCLKTLRASTGIAYEGRQGGTLQLFRTQQQFESASKDIAVLRDAGVPYELLEAHQLKNVEPALAATAHKLTGGLRLPNDETGDCQLFTQRLAEMAAAAGVTFRYNTSVDQLLREGNRIYGVKCGDEVIKADAYVVAFGSYSTALLKDILAIPVYPLKGYSLTIPIKNADAAPVSTILDETYKVAVTRFDDRIRVGGMAEIVGFNTKLLPARRETLEMVVRDLYPEGGFVEQATFWTGLRPMTPDGTPIVGRTPLSNLYLNTGHGTLGWTMACGSGQLLADLISGQKPAIAADDLSVLRYLPGFEPHSSPLRNASAAR; this is encoded by the coding sequence ATGCGCGTAGTAATTCTTGGTAGTGGTGTAGTTGGTGTGGCGAGCGCCTGGTATCTGGCGCAGGCCGGACATGAGGTCACGGTCATCGATCGTCAACCTGCCGCCGCGCTGGAAACCAGCGCCGGTAATGCGGGGCAGATCTCACCGGGCTATGCCGCGCCTTGGGCGGCGCCGGGCGTTCCGCTGAAAGCGGTCAAATGGATGTTCCAGCGTCACGCGCCGCTGGCGGTTCGTCTCGATGGCAGTAAGTTCCAGCTGGAATGGATGTGGAATATGCTGCGTAACTGCGACATGCAGCACTATCAAGAGAATAAAAGCCGCATGGTGCGTATCGCGGAGTACAGCCGCGACTGCCTGAAAACACTGCGCGCCAGCACCGGCATCGCCTATGAAGGTCGTCAGGGCGGCACGCTGCAGCTGTTCCGTACGCAGCAACAGTTCGAAAGCGCCAGCAAAGATATCGCCGTGCTGCGCGATGCGGGCGTTCCCTATGAGTTACTGGAAGCGCATCAGCTGAAAAATGTCGAACCCGCGCTGGCGGCGACGGCGCATAAACTCACCGGCGGTTTACGTCTCCCTAACGACGAAACCGGCGACTGCCAGCTGTTTACTCAGCGCCTGGCCGAAATGGCTGCGGCGGCGGGTGTGACCTTCCGCTACAACACGTCGGTTGATCAGTTGCTGCGCGAGGGCAATCGCATTTATGGCGTGAAGTGTGGCGATGAGGTGATTAAAGCCGATGCTTACGTGGTGGCGTTCGGTTCCTATTCAACCGCGCTGCTGAAAGACATTCTCGCCATCCCGGTTTATCCGCTGAAGGGTTATTCGCTGACCATCCCGATCAAGAACGCTGACGCTGCACCGGTTTCCACCATCCTCGACGAAACCTACAAAGTGGCGGTCACGCGCTTTGACGATCGCATTCGCGTGGGCGGCATGGCAGAAATTGTTGGTTTTAACACCAAACTGTTGCCGGCACGACGCGAAACGCTGGAGATGGTGGTCCGCGATCTCTATCCTGAAGGCGGATTTGTCGAACAGGCCACGTTCTGGACCGGATTGCGTCCAATGACGCCAGACGGTACGCCGATTGTCGGGCGCACGCCGCTCTCCAATCTCTATCTCAATACCGGGCACGGTACGCTGGGATGGACGATGGCTTGTGGTTCCGGTCAGCTTTTGGCTGATTTAATTTCCGGTCAGAAACCGGCGATTGCCGCAGATGATTTGTCAGTGCTGCGCTACCTGCCAGGTTTTGAGCCACATTCTTCGCCGCTGCGTAACGCCAGCGCGGCGCGCTGA
- the dadX gene encoding catabolic alanine racemase DadX encodes MSRPTGATINQQALRHNLAVVRQAAPQSRVWSVVKANAYGHGVARVWQSLAETDGFALLNMEEAILLREQGWKKPILLLEGFFHADDLALIDRYRLTTSVHSNWQIQALAKAQLSAPVDVYLKVNSGMNRLGFRPEQAYAAWQKLRALPNVGEMTLMAHFADAENPQGLVEPMKCVERAAEGLSCPRSLSNSAATLWHPEAHFDWVRPGIILYGASPSGDWQDIASTGLQPVMTLSSEIIGVQQLNAGDGVGYGYRYHASGAQRIGIVACGYADGYPRHAPTGTPVSVDGIRTQTLGAISMDMMMIDLEPCPQAGIGSKVELWGNQVKIDEVAKAAGTVGYELMCALAPRVPVEVI; translated from the coding sequence ATGTCACGTCCAACCGGTGCCACCATCAATCAACAGGCACTGCGTCATAATTTGGCTGTCGTACGCCAGGCAGCACCGCAATCACGCGTCTGGTCGGTGGTGAAAGCCAATGCGTATGGTCACGGTGTGGCCCGCGTGTGGCAAAGTCTGGCCGAAACCGACGGCTTTGCGCTGCTGAATATGGAAGAGGCGATCTTGCTGCGCGAGCAGGGCTGGAAAAAGCCGATCCTGCTGCTGGAAGGCTTCTTCCATGCTGACGATTTAGCGCTGATCGATCGCTATCGTCTCACCACCAGCGTACACAGCAACTGGCAGATTCAGGCGCTGGCAAAAGCGCAGCTGTCGGCACCGGTCGATGTTTACCTCAAAGTCAACAGCGGCATGAACCGACTTGGTTTTCGACCTGAGCAGGCGTATGCGGCGTGGCAAAAACTGCGTGCTTTGCCGAACGTCGGTGAAATGACGTTGATGGCGCACTTTGCCGATGCAGAGAATCCGCAAGGTCTGGTTGAGCCGATGAAATGCGTCGAACGGGCGGCGGAAGGGCTCAGTTGTCCGCGTTCCCTGTCTAACTCAGCGGCTACGCTGTGGCATCCTGAAGCGCATTTTGACTGGGTGCGTCCCGGCATCATTCTCTATGGCGCGTCACCGAGCGGCGACTGGCAGGATATCGCCAGCACCGGATTGCAACCGGTGATGACGCTCAGCAGCGAAATCATTGGCGTGCAGCAGCTGAACGCCGGTGACGGCGTGGGTTACGGTTATCGCTATCACGCCAGTGGCGCGCAGCGCATTGGTATTGTCGCCTGCGGATACGCCGATGGTTATCCGCGTCATGCGCCAACCGGCACGCCAGTCAGCGTAGATGGCATCCGCACGCAAACGCTCGGCGCCATCTCCATGGACATGATGATGATCGATTTGGAACCTTGCCCGCAGGCTGGCATCGGTTCGAAGGTTGAGCTGTGGGGCAATCAGGTGAAGATCGATGAGGTGGCAAAAGCCGCCGGGACGGTGGGCTACGAGCTGATGTGTGCGCTCGCGCCACGCGTACCGGTTGAGGTTATTTAA
- the dsbB gene encoding disulfide bond formation protein DsbB, producing MLRYLNQCSRGRGAWLLLALTALAFELTALYFQHVMGLQPCVMCIYERCALFGVMGAGIVGAIAPKTPLRWAAILIWIYSAIEGTRLSYDHTMIQLHPNPFVTCDFAARFPTWLPLDKWLPSVFVASGDCAERGWTFLTWSMPQWMIVIFAAYLLVALLVLIAQPFKPKRRDLFGR from the coding sequence ATGTTGCGATATTTGAATCAATGCTCGCGTGGACGTGGTGCCTGGCTTCTGCTGGCCCTGACGGCGTTGGCGTTTGAATTGACGGCGTTGTATTTTCAGCACGTGATGGGGCTGCAACCCTGCGTAATGTGTATTTATGAACGTTGCGCGCTGTTTGGCGTGATGGGCGCGGGCATTGTGGGCGCTATTGCGCCGAAAACCCCGCTGCGCTGGGCGGCCATTCTCATCTGGATCTACAGCGCGATTGAAGGCACGCGCCTCTCTTACGATCACACCATGATTCAACTGCATCCCAACCCGTTTGTCACCTGCGACTTTGCCGCGCGTTTCCCAACCTGGTTGCCGCTGGATAAATGGTTGCCTTCTGTATTCGTAGCGAGCGGTGATTGCGCTGAGCGCGGCTGGACCTTCCTGACCTGGAGCATGCCGCAGTGGATGATCGTGATTTTTGCCGCTTATCTGCTGGTGGCGCTGCTGGTGCTGATTGCACAACCGTTCAAACCGAAACGCCGCGATCTGTTCGGACGTTAA
- a CDS encoding YcgL domain-containing protein, whose product MFCVIYRSPQREQTYLYVEKKDDFSRVPEELLRGFGKPQLAMVLSLDKRDKLANADINKVKQGLSEHGYYLQIPPPVESLLNIHLDQGKKD is encoded by the coding sequence ATGTTTTGTGTGATCTACAGAAGCCCGCAACGTGAACAGACTTATCTGTATGTTGAAAAAAAAGACGATTTCTCACGGGTACCAGAAGAACTGCTGCGTGGCTTCGGCAAACCCCAGCTGGCAATGGTGTTATCGCTGGATAAGCGTGACAAGCTGGCTAACGCGGATATCAATAAAGTTAAGCAAGGTTTAAGCGAACACGGCTATTATTTGCAAATTCCACCACCGGTTGAAAGTCTGCTCAACATTCATCTCGATCAGGGTAAAAAAGATTAA
- a CDS encoding YcgN family cysteine cluster protein yields MTEQPFWQTKRLDQMNDAEWESLCDGCGQCCLNKLQDADTDEIYFTNVACNQLNIKTCQCRNYEHRFELEENCIKLTRENLTSFEWLPRTCAYRVLGEGKTLPAWHPLIAGSKKAMHAQRISVRFIAVRESEVRDWEEHIIDRPDRNG; encoded by the coding sequence ATGACTGAACAACCTTTCTGGCAGACTAAACGCCTTGACCAAATGAACGACGCAGAGTGGGAATCCCTGTGCGACGGCTGCGGCCAATGTTGCCTGAATAAGTTGCAGGATGCGGACACTGACGAAATCTACTTCACCAACGTGGCCTGCAATCAGCTGAATATCAAAACCTGCCAGTGTCGTAACTACGAGCATCGTTTTGAGTTGGAAGAGAATTGCATTAAGCTGACGCGTGAAAATCTCACCAGTTTTGAATGGCTGCCGCGCACCTGCGCCTATCGTGTGTTAGGAGAAGGCAAAACCTTGCCAGCGTGGCATCCGCTGATCGCCGGTTCTAAAAAGGCGATGCATGCGCAGCGCATTTCCGTGCGTTTTATTGCGGTGCGGGAGAGTGAAGTACGGGATTGGGAAGAGCATATTATCGATCGACCGGATCGCAACGGTTAA
- a CDS encoding fumarylacetoacetate hydrolase family protein, which yields MYQHRNWQGALLDYPVSKVVCVGSNYAKHIKEMGSATPTEPVVFIKPETAVCDLRQPLSIPANFGEVHHEVELAVLIGSTLKQASEEHVAKAIAGYGVALDLTLRDVQAGLKKAGQPWEKSKGFDNSCPLSGFIPVSEFSGDPQNTELKLVVNGEVRQHGTTADMIHKILPLIAYMSQYFTLRAGDVVLTGTPEGVGPMRSGDKLEITLAGHGISTRVL from the coding sequence ATGTATCAGCATCGTAACTGGCAGGGCGCTCTGTTAGATTATCCGGTCAGCAAAGTGGTTTGCGTCGGCAGCAACTATGCGAAGCACATAAAGGAAATGGGAAGTGCCACGCCAACCGAACCGGTGGTGTTTATCAAACCGGAAACTGCGGTGTGCGATCTGCGCCAGCCTCTGTCGATTCCGGCAAATTTTGGTGAAGTGCATCATGAAGTGGAGCTGGCTGTGCTGATTGGCTCGACGCTGAAGCAGGCGAGCGAAGAGCACGTGGCGAAGGCGATTGCCGGTTATGGCGTCGCGCTGGATTTGACCTTACGCGACGTGCAGGCCGGTTTGAAGAAAGCGGGGCAACCGTGGGAAAAATCCAAAGGTTTCGATAACTCGTGTCCGCTGTCGGGTTTTATTCCCGTTTCTGAGTTTAGCGGCGATCCACAGAACACCGAACTGAAGCTGGTCGTTAACGGTGAAGTACGTCAGCACGGCACGACCGCTGATATGATCCACAAAATTCTGCCGCTGATTGCCTATATGAGCCAGTATTTCACGCTGCGCGCGGGCGATGTGGTGCTGACCGGGACGCCAGAGGGCGTTGGCCCAATGCGCTCTGGCGATAAGCTGGAAATCACGCTGGCCGGTCACGGTATTTCGACGCGCGTTCTGTAA
- a CDS encoding DUF1480 family protein yields MGHVVKIGRYEIVDAEFNTDNGDTVSIPCHTNPGLSDQLDGWDVDTSVPAWIDEEAVDLQIGHYDKQQDLWVLKKPA; encoded by the coding sequence ATGGGACACGTGGTAAAGATTGGTCGTTATGAAATTGTTGATGCAGAGTTCAATACTGACAATGGCGACACTGTGAGTATTCCCTGCCATACCAATCCCGGCCTGAGTGACCAACTCGACGGCTGGGATGTGGATACCAGTGTACCGGCATGGATTGATGAAGAGGCTGTCGATTTACAAATCGGACACTACGACAAGCAGCAGGATCTTTGGGTACTGAAAAAACCTGCCTGA